In Duganella zoogloeoides, a single genomic region encodes these proteins:
- a CDS encoding prephenate dehydrogenase has protein sequence MASTAFKKIVIFGVGLIGGSFARSLKKAGMVATVVGMGRSQASMQRALELGIIDVIGSDMAEALAGADLVLLAAPVAQTGAILAALAPHLQPGTVVTDAGSTKSDVVAAARSALAGKVAQFVPGHPIAGRESYGPEAAIDDLYVGKKVVLTALAENDAFDVERVAAAWRACGAIIHRLSPEEHDKVFAAVSHLPHLLAYALVDDIARKPHADLLFQYAASGFRDFTRIAGSSPEMWRDISLANQAALLTELDAYMAQLAALRAQLAAGDGAGLEHVYGNAQRARHQWITAIETAETPQSQDKAE, from the coding sequence ATGGCGTCCACGGCATTCAAGAAGATCGTCATTTTCGGCGTGGGCCTGATCGGCGGCTCGTTCGCGCGGTCGCTGAAAAAAGCCGGCATGGTGGCGACAGTCGTGGGCATGGGCCGCTCGCAAGCGTCGATGCAGCGTGCTTTGGAGCTGGGCATCATCGACGTCATCGGCAGCGACATGGCTGAAGCGCTGGCCGGCGCCGACCTGGTGCTGCTGGCGGCGCCGGTGGCCCAGACCGGCGCGATCCTGGCGGCGCTGGCGCCGCACCTGCAACCGGGCACCGTGGTGACCGACGCCGGCAGCACCAAGTCGGACGTGGTGGCTGCCGCGCGCAGTGCCTTGGCAGGGAAGGTGGCGCAGTTCGTGCCCGGTCATCCCATCGCCGGGCGCGAAAGCTATGGCCCGGAAGCGGCGATCGACGACCTGTACGTCGGCAAGAAGGTCGTGCTGACGGCGCTGGCCGAGAACGACGCGTTTGATGTGGAACGGGTAGCGGCGGCATGGCGCGCGTGCGGGGCGATCATCCATCGCCTGTCGCCAGAAGAACACGACAAGGTGTTTGCGGCCGTGAGCCACTTGCCGCACCTGCTGGCGTATGCGCTGGTCGATGATATCGCCAGGAAGCCCCATGCCGACCTGCTGTTTCAGTATGCAGCGAGCGGCTTCCGCGATTTCACGAGGATCGCGGGATCGTCGCCGGAAATGTGGCGCGACATCAGCCTGGCCAACCAGGCCGCGCTGCTGACCGAGCTCGATGCGTACATGGCGCAGCTGGCTGCGTTGCGCGCGCAACTGGCGGCCGGCGACGGCGCGGGGCTGGAACACGTGTACGGCAAC